The region GAGTGATCAGGCGGTCGCCGTGGCACTCTCCCTGGTCCAGCGGAACTCGGTGCCGTCGCTCCAGAGGCGGTGCATGATCACAGCCAAGCGACGCGCCAGAGCCACGATGGCCTTTTGCAGGCCGCGCCGTCGGGCCACATTCACGGCCCAGGCCTTCAGCCAGGACCATTTCTGCACCCGGGTCAGCAGCACCTGAGCTGCCTCATAGAGTAGCGCTCGCATCATGGCGTCGCCGCACAGAGAGACGCGTCCGATCCGATTGCTCTCGCCGGACTGGTTGAGAACCGGCGTGAGCCCCAGAGCGGGGCCGACTGCCTTGGAAGTCTTGAACCGCGCCGGAATGTCGATCGTGGCGCTGAAGGCCAGCGATACCACAGGACCGACACCGGGGATGGTCATCAGGCGCCGGCAGACGTCATCGTCCCGGACGGTCACCAACACTTTGCGATGCAGGATGGCGAAGCGCTCCCGCAGGCTCTGACGGGCTTCGAGGAGGCAAGCCATGATCTCGGCCAGCTCCGGTAGTCCCGCCACGAGCTCCCGGATCCGGTCCTCGAACCTGACCTTGCCAATGATCCCGACCTTGAGCCCAAAGTTGCGCAGCAGACCGCGGATGTCGTTCTCGATGGCAATGGCTTTTTCCTGCAATAACTTGCGAGCTGTCAGCAGGGCGCGTCTGTTCTGGCTGGTGAGCGTCGTCACATGAACGGGCCGGAACAGGTTGACACGCATCATCTGAGCGATGCCGCGCGCACCGTTGCGGTCGGTCTTGTTCACCTGCGCCTTCAGGAACGCCTTGGTGTGACGCGTCTCAATGCAAATGACCGGCAGCCCGGCCATGGCCAGCCCGCTGTAGAGCCATTGGGACAGCGGACCGGCTTCGAGCCCGACCCGCTCGAGCCGCCAGGCTGGATCCCGGAGCAGCTGCGCCAGGTCGTCTGGATGGCTGGTCACCTTCAGTTCGCGACAGACCTTGCCCGTCTCGTCCAGAATGCACAAAGAAGTCTCTTTGACCGAGACGTCGAGGCCGGCATAATGCTTCATGCTGCGCTTCTCCCACCGATGCTTGTGGCTGGTCCTACCCAGACCACGTTGTACCATCAGCCTGAAGCGCAGCACCTCCCGACAGTCCGGCGGGGTGTGGCGCGAAGCCGATTACCCCATCTGTCGCAACCTCGAAGTATAGGCATTTTTCGGCGTCATTTTGCGTGATAACAGCGACGCTAAGCCATTGCTTCTACAGCATCCGGCCAGCGTGGACCGGCTAGTATTGACAAGTAAAATGCGAATTTGCGACCTGTGTGGACGCCCGGTAAAACGCAAGACGAATCTTCAGGTTTGATGCAGCGCGTGGTCAGGGCTGACGTGTGCGGCCTCTACTTCGGCCGTTCATACGCCGCGGGCCCGGATGGGAGTTCGCGGATCAGGTCCAATTCGGAGCCATGCGAAGGCGCTCGTCACAAAGCTGGTTTTTCTGATCCCGTCTCGGTGACCGTTGCGCCATCTCTCTCCTGTGATCTTCTCACGCCTCAACAGCCCCATAGCCGCGAGGGCTTACCCCGCCGCGGCCGGAGCCTAACAGATTCCACCTCTTGCCGTCGGACCCAGACGAACCAGGCTATCTTGTTGGCCAGCGCTACCCGCACCGGCATCGGCGGTTTATGCGCGACTATGCGGGTGTCACTGAGCATTTTGGCCTGAGACAGCAGATTCAATGATTTAAGTGGCTTAATTGTTGGGCCGAGATAAAGGCTCAAGCATTTAATGTGAGATTTTCGTTGGCGTTGAGCATTTAACGTAAGATCGCAGCGCGAACGTTGCTTGCATTTGGAGTGGGCATGAGCGCCGTCCGCAAACGTGCTTCGGTAGTCGCAAGTGTTTCTCTAACGAACGGGGCAGGGGAGGGGTGTTCCTGAACGTATCTCACATTAACAGTTAACCTGAGCCTCCGAGATCACGGAGTTTCACGCCAAGATGTCTGCTCCTGCTCCAAAAGCTGGACTCTCACTTCAGGATGTTCAGCGACACCCGGGTTGATGAGAGCGTCTGTCCCGGATGCAGATGCTGCAATGGCCGACAACGCGGTTCACAGCACTCTGGAGGTAGGCGAGGACAGTTCACACATGTGCGATGGCAGGCTTTTCGACGATGTAGAAAAATCGCGATAGCCGGCTGCTGGATGCCAGCTCAGCCGTCACCGCGAGGAAGTTCTGGCGTTGCGAAAACCATTCTAAGCCCTCTGTCTTTGCTAACTCGGAGGAGCGCCTTTCCCGCGCCACATGCAACCGGGTTGCAAGATCCGCGGTGGCTCGAGTCCGATCGTCACAGCGTTGCAGGACGAGACCGGCCGCCGCCACTGCGGTTTCATTTAATCCCGGTGGCACAAGCAGAAAGCCCCCTTGTGATGCTCGAATCTCAAATTCGTCCTTTGAGATAGCTCCGGTCAGAACGGCGGCATCGGTGAAGAGCAATAGGCCTCCAGGCCGCAGCAATCGCGACCAATCGGCTAGGATTGCGAACCGATCCCCAAGATGAAGCACTGCATCAATGCAGACTACGACATCAAACGCGTCATTCTCGAAGGGCAGCGCGTTCCGACAGTCGAGCGTGAGAAAGCGGGCTTTTTCAGAGAAGCCGCGCTCTGATGCGAGACGCTGGGCTTGTGCAATGGCGGAGGCTTCGATGTCAATGCCGGTCAGTGTGCAGCCGGTCGAGGCGACAAGCGCGAGCGAGGGCCCGCCGGATCCGCAGGCGACATCGAGGACGTGGCAGGGGCTGGAACGACTGCACAGCTCAGCGATTTGGGCCTGTTCGTCAAGGGTCCGCCACCCCAGTTGACCTAGGTCCTCTCCATAGACCTCGCGCCGGATCTCGGCCGAGATATCGCTTCCAAAGCGTGTGTACTGCTGGGGGTAAAACTCATATTGCCGATCGGCCCGATCCTCGGTCATGGTGATCGTCCCTCGCAGGAACCTGGATCAAGCAGACACGATACGCCGAGCTTCATGATCGCACTACGGAAGAGTTCGACTGGTGTTTGATCTTTAGTCAGGCAGCTCCTTATCACTGATACGATGCGGGCGTGGCGATATTGGTCGACGCAAGGGATTGCACGGAGCCAGATCTCACCGCTGTCGGCATCGTCGAGGCCGGCAACCAGATGCAAGAGGGTGCTGTTTCCGCTCCCGGATTGGCCCATCAGGGCCACGCTGGACCCGGGTTCAAGCGTCAGGTTGACTCCCTTGAGCACCGTCAGCAGCCCCTGAGGTGTGCGAGAGCTCTTCCTGAGATCGAAGATCTTAAGCAAGGGCATGGCAGGTTCTGTCGCATCTAACAGATCTAAGCCGACGACCGAAAACGGACAGGGATTTACCCTAAGCGGACTGATCGAGATTATCCTCCTGCGCGAAATCCGTGGCTGAGGTGCGGAGCGGTCGGAACCCGTCCTGCATAAGTGAGGGACTTGCCTGTCGTCCTGCTGTAGGTTGTGTTGCCCCTACGTGGCTCCTGGGGCATCAGAGCCTGACAAAGTCTCTTTGAGAGTTCGAGGTGTTTCGGTCATGAGCGTCAGTGCCGCAACAGCATAGAGCGCGAGGGCCAAACAGACGACGAGAGTTAGACCGATATGCATCGCAAGGATACTCGCAAGGACAGCCCCGACCACTGAGGCACAGCCATTGATGCCCCAAGCCCATGGCACCAGGTCAGGGGCCTCTGCGGATATCCGCTCCAAGCCAAGTGGGAACGGGAGACCCATCGCGAAGCCCAGTGGTGCGATCAAGACAAGGGCTATTGCTGTTTTGAGTGGAGCGGGCAAGCTGACAAGGCTCGGCAGCAGAACAGGCAATCCAATCAGATAGATCCCGGCGAACGCGATGATGCCTACCACAGCAATCACAATGACCGCCTGTCTTCGCGAAGCGAGGGGTGCCGCGATGCCACTCCCAAGACCAGCGAAGACCAGGAAGGCCGCCAACACCACTGCTATCGCCGCTAGGGGATGACCAAGGAACAATGTAAAGCGCTGGATGAAGCTGATTTCGATAAACATGAACCCAAAGCCAAGAGCCGAAAAGTAAAGCACGACCTGCCACCGTGCCACGGCTCCAGGCTTGCGATTCGAGTGTTTGGCGCGCAACACCGCCAGCGGCAACAGGATGAGGACCAAGCTCGCGATCGCTGATTGCAGGAGTGTGGCGAGCAAGACCAAATACCCCGCATCCACTTGGGTCAGCCCACCTTGCGCGCGTTGGGCCAAAAGCTCGGGCAGCAATGCCCATTTGAACGAGCGGAAAAAGTAGGGCCGGTCATCGGTTGCCGGCACGATGTAGAACCTGTAGTCGTTCAGAAAACGCTCCCGTGCCGGGCCAAGCACCGCCACGGCGGCGCGGTACAGGTAGGGTTCGGCCACTTGGTTGAAGCGGTTCGCCTCTGCCTCGGCCATACCCGGATACCAAGCCACGTCGAAGGAACGGGCTACGGCGAAAGCTCGGATCGCGGCAATATCGGCGGCATTGAAGGGCCCATTCTTCATCAAGAGTGTTGCCGTGTTCCAGCTATGGATCATCGCCAGCTGAGCGCCGGGGGATGAGACACCCCTTTGCTCGAGAGCCACAGCGGCGGTGGCGAACAGTTTTATGGCATCGCGGGGCGGCGCGAGCAGCCAGCGCGTGATGGCCAGCAGCCCGCCAGGGGCGAGATGCCCGTAATAAGCCTGAAGCGCCTCCACCGTGTAGAGTGGACTTTCCCCAAGAGCCTGAACACCTGCCGCCGCCGCCGTGAAGGAATCGAGAAGTGCCAGCTGGATCAAATCCCAACGCTGCCTGCTCGCCTCCACGAAGCTGCGTGCCTCGGCGATGTGCACCGTGACACCCTCGCGCTGATAGATCCCTCCGGCGAAAGCCGAGAATGGCCCACGCACCAGGTCGACCAGATCTGGGTTGAGCTCAAGCGCGTCGATGCGTGCTGCGTCATGGTACAGAGCATTCAGCACGTCGGCGCCCCCTCCCGCTCCCAGGATGAGCGTGCGTGGCGCCTTGAGGAGGTGGTACGGGAGCGCTGTGGTCTGCTGATCGAGAAATTCGAGCGCACTCTTGTCCCCCGTAGAGCGGGTGATGAACGTCGGCGCTTCGGCATCCGTGAAGACACCCAACTGCATGGGCGGCTCCGACATGGCGCTGAGGCTGAGCCCGGGAGCATAGCGAAATGGAACAACCGGGCTCTCGACCACTGTCAGCAGCCCCAGTGGATTAGACCGCTGTGCCAGGACACGGGCATCCGGTGCTGTCAAGGCTACGCTCAAGCCCTTGTACGGTGATGGCTGTAGCTGCAGCCACGAAGACGGCCAAGCGACCGTTGAGATCACCGCAAGAGCAGCCAACGCGGCAGCCGAACGGCGAGCGCCACTGTCCAAAGCGGCAAGTGTCGCCGCAACGAAGCCCAGGCCGCCAATGATCCGCAGGCATTCCTGCGGCGGGAGCACGTACAGCAGGGCGACAGTCAGCAGCGCACCGGCACCGGCGCCGAGCAGGTCCGCGCGGTAGATCGTGGCAATCCGATCGCTGTAGTGAATGAAAGCCAGCCCAATCGCGGCACCGGAGGCAAAAAAGGGCAGAGCCAGCAACAGGTAAATCCGCGCCAGATGAAGCTGCTGGTGGACATCCCAGATCACCTCGAGCGGATTGAACGGCACCCGCTGTGCGAGTGCAAAGCCTCCGACAGTGGAGATCGCGAACAGCACGGCGCAGCCGGTGAAGCCGAAGCCAAAGGATGATGAGGTGCGCGCTCCTCGCGCGAAGGCCAGGGCCGTGCCGCTGGCGCCAATCCCGAGCAGCGCCACGCTGATCATCATGTAGGCGAAATGGTGCCAGAGCAGGATTGAGAACAGGCGCGCCAGCAGGATCTCGTATGCGAGGGCAGCGCCTGCGAGAATGCCGATGGCAATCAAGAGTGCCATGGCCCTAGCGATTACCGCCAGTCAGCGGGACGAACTGGACGGGCACGAGTGTGCGAGTATGCACTTGCTCCCGGGTGTCTTTCTCAACCAGCATCAGGTTCTGAGCCATGAAGGGTGGCCCGACCGGAATGACCATGCGGCCCCCCGGCTTGAGTTGCCTGACGAGCGGCGGTGGAATATGGCTTGCGGCTGCGGTCACAATGATTGCATCGAAGGGGCTGTGTTCGGGCCAGCCATGATAGCCGTCGCCGTGCCGCACCGTCACATTGCCGTAGCCCAGCGTAGCCAATCGTTCCGTTGCCCGCTTGGCCAGCGCCTCCACGATCTCGATCGAGTAGACGCGGCTGACCAGCGGCGACAGCACTGCAGCCTGATAGCCGGAGCCGGTCCCGACCTCGAGAACAACATCGTCCTTGTCCGACCTCACAAGGCCGGTCATGAGGGCAACGATGTAAGGCTGTGAGATTGTCTGGCCATAGCCGATCGGCAGGGGCCGGTTGTCATAGGCGGCAGCTCGGACCTCTGCGGGCACGAACTCGTGCCGTGGCACCTGCCGCATGATAGCCAGGACGGATGGAGTGAGGCCGCCGGTACCCAGGGCAGCGGCGAGACGGGTGGCGAACCCCTCGATTGTATCGACCATTTTTTGCCGCGCTATCCTATAATCCGGCTCCGCGGCTGCGGCGGTCAACAGCGGCAGAGCTGTGGCGAGCAGGACCAGCGTGCGAGCCATGATCTGGGCCTTGACGGGTATCCTAAAACCAACCCTTCGCTCTCTCCGATGTTCCGGAACCGCTTGCTGCTTACCAGCTCTACTTGGGCTTGCTACTGGCCGATTTCCGGTCGGGATAGGCCATAGAGATCCAGGACGCTTTGTTGCATGAATAGGCGATTTGGCGGCCAAGGCTGGATAGCATAGGAGGAACATGCCCTCCTGATCTCGGACATTTGCTGTGCCGTTCTAGATCGACAGCACGGGGCAGGCAGGCCTATAATGAAATGGGGCTAAGATGGAGGCATGCCATGAGGCTGTCTCTTGCTATTGCACTCTTCCTCGCTGCCCCTCTTGGCGCGGATGTTGTTCCACAAGCAACGTCGGATGAGAACGACGAACCCAATAAGATCGTCCAGATGGTCACTGTCTCCGGTGAATGCTCCAGGCTGGTTCATGCCGGGCTTGCGATGGATGGCTGCAAGCCCATCCTGGTGAACATGAACTACAGCACTGGGGTGAGCACGTATTGGTTTATGACCGAGAGTACAATACTTTCGTTCTCCGGCAATGGCTCCCGCCGGGTTGAACAAGGTTCGGACATTGTTGTCCAGGCCATCGAGACGGTCATCCTGGCTGCGACGACTGGCGCCCCCGAAGAACAGGGCCAGGAGGATGCCGCAGTGGGTTTCTGCCGCTTCGGCGACCCAACCATCAAGGGCTCGACAATCGAGTGTGTGGCCCACACCCAGGCAGGCCCCTACGAGGGGGCGTTCACTACTGATGGAAATCCGCCAAAACTCGAAGCCTTTCAAATCAATCCGTAATCGTTGTCCGTTCCAGTGCCCACTCTACCTGGACGGTGCTTCAGTCCCACCGCGCCGTGTTAATTACCGGCTCTGTTCTCTTATTCCGGAGATTCAGGTCGAGAAGGCCGGCCCGAACTTCTCGACCACCCTGATCGAGTTCACTTATTCGATCACCGAGCAGAAGGGTAACGTCTTCGCCGGAACATCCGGGGCGGGCACGTTCTCGGAGACGCTGATCGGCGCGATCAGCCCCGACAACCGCTCCGGCGTCATGTCGGACGATGACGGCCAGTACACATTCACGATCCGCGACAGCAACACCCTTGATATCTGCTACCAGCACAGCTTCCCGACAAGCCGCGTCGCCGCGTGCTGGACGATTAAGCGCAGCGTAGGCTAGCGGCGGAGCGGCTCGGGGCCAAGCTGTTGAAGGTGAGGCCAAGACTGTGAATCTGGTGCTCGCCCAACTTGGCGGCGCCTGGGCATCGTGTGAGAGGAGAGATTGCAGTGATCACGACCTCGGCGAACCCGAAATGGTTGGGGTGCGCCGAGCGCCTGATCTTGCGGCAGGATCAGGACCATTGTTATGGCCGTCGACAGTTCCCGAAAGGAGTGAGACCGTGGCGGAGACGGGAGGTTATCACGTTGTCCTCGGGGCCACCGGCGGCGCCGGTTGTGCCCTCGTGGCCGAGCTGGCACGCCAGGGCCGCCGCGTGCGGGCGGTCGGCCGCAGAGCCACCGACCCATGGCCCAAGGGAGTCGAGGCGGTCACGGCCGACATCCTGCGAGCCGACGAGGTTCGGAAGACCTGCCGGGATGCAGCCGTCGTCTATCACGCAGCGAACGTGCCGTACGCGCAGTGGCCGCAGGTCCTGCCGGCGATGACCGAGAGCGTGATTGCGGCAGCCTCAGCCGCCGATGCCGTTCTCGTGGTGGTCGACAACCTCTACATGTACGGCCCCTCAAGTGGTCCGATGACCGAGGACAGCCCACGCCGGGCGAGCGGCCCCAAGGGGCAGCTGCGGGCCCGCCTGGAAGAGACGCTTCTGGCCGCTCACACGCGTGGCCGGGTCGGCGTCGCGATCGGCCGCGGCTCGGACTTCTATGGCCTCCATGCCAACTCAGCCGCCACTATGCTGGTGATCGAGCCAGCCCTGCGGGGAAAGACCGCCTCCTGGCTCGGCTCATTGGATGCGCCCCATACACTCACCTACCTGCCGGACTTTGCCCGGGGCCTGGTTACCCTCGGGACGAATGCCCGCGCCTGGGGCGAGGTCTGGCACATTCCGAGCGGCCCGCCTGTGACAGGCAGGACCTTCATCGCTGAGGTGTTCGGGGCCCTGGGCCAGCCGCCCCGGATGCGGCGGCTCGGGCGGGGCATGATGACACTGGCCGGCCTGTTCAATCGCCAGATCCGCGAGGCCCGTGAGGTGCTCTATCAGTTCGAGCGGCCGTTCGTGATGGACACGTCCAAGTTCGAGCGCACGTTCGGGGGCGCCGTCACGCCGCTGCGGGAAGGCGTTCGACAGACCATTGCCGCCCTGCAATCCACCCAGTGAGCGCATGCCGCCCGCGGCCCCATCATCAGCCTGCTCTAGCGAGGATTGGGAAGGACGAACCTACGCTCAGTCTTCACACCACCGGAAGCTGGCTTTGTGTAGACCAGCTGCCTTTGCCAAGGGCACCAGCTGGATCCGTCATCAGTTGGGGCACCGCAGAAGATCGCCTCGGTTTCGTCCGAGACAACATAGCGGCATTGCTGCGAACGCAGACGGAAGAGCGTGGTTCGGTCGCGAGAAGATCGCTCCGGGATCTCAAGCTCAGGCATGGAATCCTCAGTGGCAGTGACCTGACTCCTAAAGGCCTCGATCTCCAGGAGCTCCATGCCGGTGTGCCTTTCCTGACATAGCCAGCCATCCGTGAATGCGGCACATTTCGAGAGGCGTGGGCCTGTAGCTCAGTGGTCAGAGCCGGCCGCTCAACGGTCTGGTTCCCGGTTCGAGCCCGGGCGGGCCCACCACGTGCGGGCGTGGCGGAATTGGGAGACGCACTGGATTTAGGTTCCAGCGGCGCCAGCTGTGGGGGATCGAGCCCCTCCGCCCGCACCAGTCTACGATTGCCGCGGCTTATGGGCCCGTCCAGTTCTCGATGGCTTCCTTCAGGCCTGCAGGCAGGTCGCTCGGAGCCTCGTCCTCGAAGGCAGTTCGTTGCTGCAGGAGGGGAGGGCAGGTCACGGGCGACGAGCGGACCTTCACACGACCAAGCTGAAGGGCCGTCCGTAACCCAGAGCTGACTCTAGCCCGTCGGACACTCAGTCCGGGGCGGCCGTTTCGCGTCCGATGGCACGGCATCAGTGAGGATGGTGCCGGCGGAACGCACGACGGCGAAGGCCAGTGCGTGTATGTCGATGCTGTCAGCGAGGACCGTCGGCAGGCACATCCAAGACACCACGTCGGGATCGACGTCGAGCAGGCAGCCGAGATCGCGGGCGGCCTGGGTCCGGAACAGGGGCACGCCCCGGCAGCGGACGGTGCCGCGCGGATGGAACGAGAGAGCAGATGCGCTTTCGCGGATGTGGGTCAGCAGGTCGGACGCATCGTCGGCGACGATGTCGGAAGACGAAATGATGGGCATGGGGTACGCTCGTCCCAATGCGGACGGCATGAAGCCGTCACGTGAACCGATCAGGGGCGGGTTCGGGAGATCATCGTATCGAGGTCGGGTCCGGCGCACGTCGACGATGCGCGGAAGGCGCGATCCGATGCAAGCGACGTGTGCGGGAGCCCGGGTCGCGTCCGGAACAAATAGGCAACACAGCCAAGCTTGTAAACCACGTATTCGAAGAAATCCGGCGCGACGCGCAAGACGTCGGCGCAAGCATCGGCCGGGCGGGATCCCGATGCGTCCTTGGTGGGTGCGAGAGCCCTTCCGCCGGGAGGCGGGCTACTCCTGCCACGGCTCTACAAGCCGGGTGTCGTTCGGACACACCTCCAGGCGGTACGCAACCTCCTCCCCGGTGACGGCGGTCGCGGCAGGACC is a window of Microvirga ossetica DNA encoding:
- a CDS encoding IS110 family transposase, which translates into the protein MKHYAGLDVSVKETSLCILDETGKVCRELKVTSHPDDLAQLLRDPAWRLERVGLEAGPLSQWLYSGLAMAGLPVICIETRHTKAFLKAQVNKTDRNGARGIAQMMRVNLFRPVHVTTLTSQNRRALLTARKLLQEKAIAIENDIRGLLRNFGLKVGIIGKVRFEDRIRELVAGLPELAEIMACLLEARQSLRERFAILHRKVLVTVRDDDVCRRLMTIPGVGPVVSLAFSATIDIPARFKTSKAVGPALGLTPVLNQSGESNRIGRVSLCGDAMMRALLYEAAQVLLTRVQKWSWLKAWAVNVARRRGLQKAIVALARRLAVIMHRLWSDGTEFRWTRESATATA
- a CDS encoding SAM-dependent methyltransferase, with protein sequence MISVALLGIGASGTALAFARGARTSSSFGFGFTGCAVLFAISTVGGFALAQRVPFNPLEVIWDVHQQLHLARIYLLLALPFFASGAAIGLAFIHYSDRIATIYRADLLGAGAGALLTVALLYVLPPQECLRIIGGLGFVAATLAALDSGARRSAAALAALAVISTVAWPSSWLQLQPSPYKGLSVALTAPDARVLAQRSNPLGLLTVVESPVVPFRYAPGLSLSAMSEPPMQLGVFTDAEAPTFITRSTGDKSALEFLDQQTTALPYHLLKAPRTLILGAGGGADVLNALYHDAARIDALELNPDLVDLVRGPFSAFAGGIYQREGVTVHIAEARSFVEASRQRWDLIQLALLDSFTAAAAGVQALGESPLYTVEALQAYYGHLAPGGLLAITRWLLAPPRDAIKLFATAAVALEQRGVSSPGAQLAMIHSWNTATLLMKNGPFNAADIAAIRAFAVARSFDVAWYPGMAEAEANRFNQVAEPYLYRAAVAVLGPARERFLNDYRFYIVPATDDRPYFFRSFKWALLPELLAQRAQGGLTQVDAGYLVLLATLLQSAIASLVLILLPLAVLRAKHSNRKPGAVARWQVVLYFSALGFGFMFIEISFIQRFTLFLGHPLAAIAVVLAAFLVFAGLGSGIAAPLASRRQAVIVIAVVGIIAFAGIYLIGLPVLLPSLVSLPAPLKTAIALVLIAPLGFAMGLPFPLGLERISAEAPDLVPWAWGINGCASVVGAVLASILAMHIGLTLVVCLALALYAVAALTLMTETPRTLKETLSGSDAPGAT
- a CDS encoding SAM-dependent methyltransferase encodes the protein MTEDRADRQYEFYPQQYTRFGSDISAEIRREVYGEDLGQLGWRTLDEQAQIAELCSRSSPCHVLDVACGSGGPSLALVASTGCTLTGIDIEASAIAQAQRLASERGFSEKARFLTLDCRNALPFENDAFDVVVCIDAVLHLGDRFAILADWSRLLRPGGLLLFTDAAVLTGAISKDEFEIRASQGGFLLVPPGLNETAVAAAGLVLQRCDDRTRATADLATRLHVARERRSSELAKTEGLEWFSQRQNFLAVTAELASSSRLSRFFYIVEKPAIAHV
- a CDS encoding NAD-dependent epimerase/dehydratase family protein, producing MAETGGYHVVLGATGGAGCALVAELARQGRRVRAVGRRATDPWPKGVEAVTADILRADEVRKTCRDAAVVYHAANVPYAQWPQVLPAMTESVIAAASAADAVLVVVDNLYMYGPSSGPMTEDSPRRASGPKGQLRARLEETLLAAHTRGRVGVAIGRGSDFYGLHANSAATMLVIEPALRGKTASWLGSLDAPHTLTYLPDFARGLVTLGTNARAWGEVWHIPSGPPVTGRTFIAEVFGALGQPPRMRRLGRGMMTLAGLFNRQIREAREVLYQFERPFVMDTSKFERTFGGAVTPLREGVRQTIAALQSTQ
- a CDS encoding protein-L-isoaspartate(D-aspartate) O-methyltransferase, whose amino-acid sequence is MARTLVLLATALPLLTAAAAEPDYRIARQKMVDTIEGFATRLAAALGTGGLTPSVLAIMRQVPRHEFVPAEVRAAAYDNRPLPIGYGQTISQPYIVALMTGLVRSDKDDVVLEVGTGSGYQAAVLSPLVSRVYSIEIVEALAKRATERLATLGYGNVTVRHGDGYHGWPEHSPFDAIIVTAAASHIPPPLVRQLKPGGRMVIPVGPPFMAQNLMLVEKDTREQVHTRTLVPVQFVPLTGGNR